From one Dermacentor andersoni chromosome 1, qqDerAnde1_hic_scaffold, whole genome shotgun sequence genomic stretch:
- the LOC126548286 gene encoding protein GVQW3-like, whose product MIKEAYGDAAMGRPGVFEWHKLFREGSEGVEHDDCSRHPWTSKTNENVLRVKNLLNSDRRMSIRMIADDLSIPHTQVFEIVTENLAMRKVCEKFMPRMLSEEQKGNRKANCQDLHHVNEDPDFLDNVVTGDETWV is encoded by the coding sequence ATGATTAAGGAGGCCTACGGTGATGCTGCCATGGGTAGACCAGGTGTTTTTGAGTGGCACAAGCTGTTCCGAGAAGGTAGCGAAGGAGTGGAACATGACGACTGCTCCAGACACCCTTGGACCAGCAAGACCAACGAAAATGTATTGCGAGTGAAAAATTTACTGAACAGTGATCGTAGGATGAGTATCAGAATGATTGCTGATGACTTGAGCATTCCTCATACCCAAGTTTTTGAGATCGTGACAGAAAACTTAGCCATGAGGAAAGTGTGCGAGAAGTTCATGCCGCGAATGTTGTCAGAGGAGCAAAAGGGCAACCGGAAAGCGAACTGCCAGGATCTTCATCATGTGAATGAGGACCCAGACTTTTTGGACAATGTAGTGACCGGTGACGAGACTTGGGTGTGA